The following are from one region of the Chryseobacterium shigense genome:
- the murD gene encoding UDP-N-acetylmuramoyl-L-alanine--D-glutamate ligase yields MKIVVLGGGESGCGAAYLAKKQGLEVFLSDKGAIKDNYKQFLTENEIEFEEGNHNEERILNADWIVKSPGIPKKAEIIHKIHDKGIRLSSEIEFASEYTDAKIIAITGSNGKTTTTSLIYYILKNDGLNVGLGGNIGYSFARQVADENHEYYVLEVSSFQLDDIQNFRPYISLLLNLSQDHLDQYNYNYEEYALAKFRIAENQENDNFFIYNKDDEMSKNILEKLEIKAKMIPFSTKEKLSEGGFIDGDQIVVKVQDEFSMKIDELSLLGNHNVANSLAASIAGKILKINNESIRNSLMTFQAVEHRLEFVTETNGVKYINDSKATNVNATYYALESMKTPTVWIVGGLDKGNDYTEIEELVKRKVKAIVCLGIDNTKIIDFFKDKKEFIYDTSSMEEAVKISKSLAKSGDTVLLSPCCASFDLFKSYEDRGKQFKEQVLKEM; encoded by the coding sequence ATGAAAATAGTTGTTTTAGGAGGTGGAGAGAGCGGATGCGGAGCTGCTTATTTAGCGAAAAAACAAGGTCTGGAAGTTTTTCTTTCAGACAAAGGAGCTATTAAGGATAACTATAAGCAGTTTTTAACCGAAAATGAAATTGAATTTGAAGAAGGAAACCACAACGAAGAAAGAATTTTAAATGCCGACTGGATCGTAAAAAGCCCGGGAATTCCAAAAAAAGCAGAGATCATTCATAAAATTCATGACAAAGGAATCAGACTTTCCTCTGAAATTGAATTTGCTTCAGAATATACCGATGCCAAGATCATAGCCATTACAGGAAGCAACGGAAAAACAACAACAACTTCCCTGATCTACTACATCCTGAAAAATGACGGATTAAACGTAGGACTGGGAGGAAACATAGGATACAGTTTTGCCAGACAGGTTGCTGATGAAAACCATGAATATTATGTCCTGGAAGTAAGTTCATTCCAATTAGATGATATTCAGAACTTCAGACCTTATATTTCTCTGTTGCTGAACCTGTCTCAGGATCACCTGGACCAGTACAACTACAACTATGAGGAATATGCTTTAGCCAAGTTCAGAATTGCTGAAAATCAGGAAAACGACAATTTCTTCATCTACAACAAAGATGATGAAATGAGCAAAAACATTCTTGAAAAATTAGAAATTAAGGCAAAGATGATCCCTTTCTCTACGAAAGAGAAATTATCTGAAGGAGGTTTTATTGATGGTGATCAGATCGTGGTAAAAGTACAGGACGAATTCTCAATGAAAATTGATGAACTTTCTCTTCTTGGAAATCACAATGTTGCCAATAGTTTAGCCGCGTCTATAGCCGGTAAAATATTGAAAATCAACAACGAAAGCATCAGAAATTCCCTGATGACTTTCCAGGCGGTAGAACACAGGCTTGAATTCGTAACGGAAACCAACGGTGTAAAATACATCAACGATAGCAAGGCAACCAATGTAAATGCAACCTATTACGCCCTGGAAAGTATGAAAACCCCAACAGTCTGGATCGTAGGAGGATTGGATAAAGGAAATGATTATACAGAAATTGAAGAGCTCGTTAAAAGAAAAGTAAAAGCAATTGTCTGCTTAGGAATAGATAACACGAAGATCATAGACTTCTTTAAAGATAAAAAGGAATTCATCTATGATACTTCAAGTATGGAAGAAGCCGTGAAAATATCAAAATCACTGGCAAAAAGCGGAGATACCGTTTTACTTTCTCCATGCTGTGCAAGTTTTGACCTTTTCAAAAGCTACGAAGACAGGGGAAAACAGTTTAAAGAACAGGTATTAAAAGAAATGTAA
- a CDS encoding UDP-N-acetylmuramoyl-L-alanyl-D-glutamate--2,6-diaminopimelate ligase, which produces MIITELLKRIPVLEIHGDDSREISELVFDSRKVTENSLYIAVRGTVADGHSYIASSVEKGAKAVVCEEFPETLNENVTYVKVKDSSKALGHLASNFYGNPSQKLKLIGVTGTNGKTSVSTLLFDVFKNLGYDSALLSTVEIRIGEKIIPATHTTPDVITINKILAQAVEEGCEFAFMEVSSHGINQNRIEGLHFKVAGFTNLTHDHLDYHKTFDEYLKTKKRFFDELENTAVAITNVDDKNGMVMLQNTKANKKSYALKTMADYHGKSLEIDFNGMLLNFNGKEFWTTLTGKFNVYNLLLVFGIASELGFEQDEILQAISKLKRVSGRFETFKSDGGIFFIVDYAHTPDALENILDSINDIRTKNERLITVFGCGGDRDHSKRPEMGNIATKKSTLAIITSDNPRTEDPAQIIKEIEAGVEPQNFSKYTSIPDRKEAIKMAIKFAEPRDIVLVAGKGHENYQEINGVKHHFDDKETINELWKLMSK; this is translated from the coding sequence ATGATAATAACAGAATTATTAAAGAGGATTCCGGTTTTAGAAATTCATGGTGATGATTCCCGTGAGATTTCGGAATTGGTTTTCGACAGCAGGAAGGTTACGGAAAACTCACTCTATATTGCAGTGAGAGGAACCGTTGCAGACGGACATTCATACATTGCATCATCTGTTGAAAAAGGTGCAAAAGCAGTAGTATGTGAAGAATTCCCGGAAACATTGAATGAAAATGTAACCTATGTGAAGGTAAAAGATTCATCTAAAGCTTTAGGACATTTAGCATCCAATTTCTATGGAAATCCATCCCAGAAACTTAAACTAATCGGAGTTACCGGAACCAATGGAAAAACCTCTGTATCTACCCTTCTTTTTGATGTATTCAAAAATTTAGGCTATGATTCAGCATTGCTTTCTACTGTAGAGATCAGAATCGGTGAGAAAATTATTCCCGCCACCCATACCACTCCTGATGTTATTACCATTAATAAAATTTTAGCCCAGGCAGTTGAAGAAGGCTGTGAATTTGCTTTTATGGAAGTAAGTTCCCACGGAATCAACCAGAACAGAATTGAAGGTCTGCATTTTAAAGTGGCCGGTTTCACCAATCTTACCCATGACCACCTGGACTATCATAAAACCTTCGATGAATATCTGAAAACGAAGAAAAGATTCTTTGATGAACTGGAAAATACTGCCGTAGCCATCACCAATGTAGATGACAAAAACGGAATGGTAATGCTTCAGAACACAAAGGCAAACAAAAAGTCTTACGCTCTGAAAACTATGGCAGATTACCACGGAAAATCCTTAGAAATTGATTTCAACGGAATGCTGCTGAACTTCAACGGAAAAGAATTCTGGACCACACTGACAGGAAAATTCAATGTTTACAACCTTCTGTTGGTTTTCGGAATTGCTTCAGAGCTTGGTTTTGAGCAGGATGAAATTTTACAGGCCATCAGTAAACTGAAAAGAGTTTCCGGAAGATTCGAAACCTTCAAATCGGACGGAGGAATTTTCTTCATCGTAGATTATGCACATACGCCGGATGCTCTGGAAAATATTCTGGACAGCATTAATGATATCAGAACAAAAAACGAAAGACTGATCACCGTTTTCGGATGCGGAGGCGACAGGGATCACTCGAAAAGGCCTGAAATGGGAAATATTGCCACTAAAAAATCAACACTGGCAATCATCACCTCAGACAATCCGAGAACAGAAGATCCTGCACAGATCATCAAAGAAATTGAAGCAGGTGTTGAACCTCAGAACTTCAGCAAATACACTTCAATTCCGGACAGAAAAGAAGCTATAAAAATGGCAATTAAGTTTGCAGAACCTAGAGATATTGTTTTAGTCGCCGGAAAAGGCCATGAAAACTATCAGGAAATTAATGGTGTAAAACATCATTTTGATGACAAAGAAACCATCAACGAGCTTTGGAAGCTAATGAGCAAATAA
- a CDS encoding penicillin-binding transpeptidase domain-containing protein — protein MQKQNEYDNKRKKTLRWGYLFAVGALCVFVMFLARIVILQNTNVQEIKDDYINKNYREATLKAARGNLFASDGSILATTVMRYDIYLDFKTMKDTIYSNNIGALTDSLSKMFGKSRGEFRQKFDEQKKKKNQYYTLVKGLDFDQYDRIRNFPIFKRGKNKGGFIVDRNYKRELATSEIGAGTIGMDNGEVKAGLEGAFSKYLTGTDGKRLEQRINSSQWKPIDYWKVKEPVDGEDVYTTLDLRIQDIAHSALEKQLITFEAKHGTVIVMETETGKVKALVNLRRTDSGEYEDSYNYALKDNIEPGSTFKTISLLAAMDDGFIDENTTVNVGGGVWTYAKQRISDGHGGGTYDISDVLAKSSNVGTAKLITKYYADKPQIFLDHLKRWKLFDKMDIELPGITKPKIVTPQNKRWNAATLASISYGYSSNINLLQLTTFYNGVANGGKMLKPLFIDKIMKDGKVMYSAKPEVMVNKMASEKAIKMMTSALTKAVEKGTGRSIFTPNLKMAGKTGTARFEYWLPGPMKYRASFAGFYPADHPKYTCYVMISEPNTAKGFYGGSVSAPVFKEIAGKTFLKTPQNIEKEMLVDRKVNLSKMVEPNVKIAVNNKQMPSVVGLIGKNIIPQLENLGYRVDYKGVGRIKEQFPLEGTVISKNQRIYLSLQN, from the coding sequence ATGCAAAAACAAAATGAATACGATAACAAACGTAAAAAAACGTTAAGGTGGGGTTACCTCTTCGCAGTGGGAGCTCTATGCGTATTTGTGATGTTCCTCGCAAGAATAGTGATCCTGCAAAACACTAACGTTCAGGAAATTAAAGACGATTATATTAATAAAAATTACCGTGAAGCAACGCTAAAAGCTGCCCGCGGAAACCTCTTTGCTTCAGACGGATCAATTCTGGCCACAACCGTAATGCGCTACGACATCTATCTTGATTTCAAAACAATGAAAGATACGATCTACAGCAATAATATTGGTGCGCTGACAGATTCTTTAAGCAAAATGTTTGGAAAATCCAGAGGAGAATTCAGGCAAAAATTTGATGAGCAGAAGAAAAAGAAAAACCAGTACTATACTTTGGTAAAAGGTCTTGATTTTGACCAGTACGACAGAATCAGGAACTTCCCGATCTTTAAAAGAGGTAAAAATAAAGGCGGATTTATTGTAGACAGAAATTATAAGAGAGAGCTTGCCACGTCCGAAATCGGAGCCGGAACCATCGGAATGGACAATGGCGAAGTGAAGGCAGGGCTGGAAGGCGCTTTTTCAAAATATCTTACCGGAACCGATGGTAAAAGACTGGAGCAGAGAATCAACTCATCCCAATGGAAACCTATCGATTACTGGAAAGTAAAAGAACCGGTGGATGGAGAAGACGTTTATACAACCCTAGACCTTAGAATTCAGGACATTGCACACTCCGCATTAGAGAAGCAATTAATCACCTTTGAAGCCAAGCACGGAACAGTAATCGTGATGGAAACGGAAACCGGAAAAGTAAAAGCCTTGGTTAACCTGAGAAGAACAGATTCAGGAGAATATGAAGACTCATACAACTATGCGTTAAAAGACAATATCGAACCCGGCTCTACCTTTAAAACGATTTCTCTTTTGGCAGCAATGGATGATGGATTCATTGACGAAAACACAACCGTAAATGTAGGAGGAGGAGTCTGGACCTATGCCAAGCAAAGGATTTCAGACGGTCACGGCGGAGGAACCTATGATATAAGTGATGTTTTGGCAAAATCAAGTAACGTGGGAACTGCAAAACTTATTACAAAGTATTATGCAGACAAGCCACAAATATTCCTTGACCACCTGAAAAGATGGAAATTATTTGATAAAATGGATATCGAGCTTCCGGGAATTACAAAACCGAAAATCGTAACACCGCAAAATAAAAGATGGAACGCTGCAACACTCGCTTCTATTTCCTACGGATATTCATCAAATATTAACCTGTTACAGTTAACCACCTTTTATAACGGGGTTGCCAACGGCGGCAAAATGCTTAAACCTCTATTCATCGATAAAATCATGAAAGACGGAAAAGTAATGTACAGCGCTAAACCTGAAGTAATGGTGAATAAAATGGCCTCTGAAAAAGCCATTAAAATGATGACCAGTGCACTCACCAAAGCCGTAGAAAAAGGAACCGGACGAAGCATCTTTACTCCCAACCTGAAAATGGCAGGAAAAACAGGAACCGCAAGGTTTGAATACTGGCTGCCTGGCCCGATGAAGTACCGCGCCTCATTTGCCGGTTTTTATCCTGCCGATCATCCCAAATACACCTGTTATGTGATGATCAGCGAACCGAATACGGCAAAAGGATTTTACGGAGGTTCCGTTTCAGCGCCTGTATTTAAGGAAATTGCAGGAAAAACATTCCTGAAAACGCCTCAGAATATTGAAAAAGAAATGCTTGTAGACAGAAAGGTAAACCTAAGCAAAATGGTGGAGCCTAATGTGAAAATAGCAGTAAATAATAAACAAATGCCAAGCGTGGTTGGACTGATTGGAAAAAACATCATCCCACAGCTGGAAAATTTAGGTTATAGAGTTGACTATAAAGGAGTTGGAAGAATCAAAGAACAGTTCCCATTGGAAGGCACGGTAATCAGCAAGAACCAGAGAATTTATTTGTCTCTGCAGAATTAA
- a CDS encoding FtsL-like putative cell division protein: protein MAKRTTNRPQKKLTFIDIIKGNFLNRDEIKTHYKYFLLLFVLMMAMIYSNHLVNKKIKIVNALKEETEEYKSRNAYAQSKLIKVKMESELGKEVAKDSLMTLENHPHKLLIKLDSTDAKTK, encoded by the coding sequence TTGGCAAAAAGAACAACAAACCGCCCTCAGAAAAAGCTCACTTTTATAGACATTATAAAAGGAAACTTCCTGAACCGTGATGAGATCAAAACTCATTACAAATATTTTTTACTGTTGTTCGTCCTTATGATGGCAATGATTTACAGCAATCACCTTGTCAACAAGAAGATTAAAATTGTCAATGCACTAAAAGAAGAAACAGAAGAATATAAATCGAGAAACGCTTACGCCCAGAGTAAGCTGATCAAAGTAAAAATGGAATCGGAACTGGGGAAAGAAGTGGCAAAGGATTCATTGATGACCCTTGAAAACCATCCTCATAAACTCCTTATAAAACTAGACAGTACAGATGCAAAAACAAAATGA
- the mraY gene encoding phospho-N-acetylmuramoyl-pentapeptide-transferase, translating to MLYYLYEYLTSQGIHIPGLGMLKYISFRAGIAVLFSLIIALVYGKRIINYLRARQMGELVRDLGLDGQKQKEGTPTMGGLIIIIATIIPVLLFTRITNVYIVLLLVSMLWMGSIGFLDDYLKKIKKNKDGLSGKFKIVGQVGLGLIVGITMYFHPDITVKRKYADAKVVNRNNVEQNFMPTEKITVSTVPFAKNNEFDYSGILFWMNDKDAHEWAWIVFIPIVIFIVTAVSNGANITDGIDGLAAGTSVVILLTLALFAYLSGNIIFADYLNIMFLPNMGETTIFAVAMVGAVIGFFWYNTYPAQVFMGDTGSLMLGGVIAVLAIILRKELLIPVLCGIFLIENISVMLQVVVFKYRKKKYGLEYAQNNRFFRMSPLHHHYQKGGFHESKIVNRMIIIGVMLAIVCLITLKMR from the coding sequence ATGTTATACTATCTATACGAATATCTAACAAGCCAGGGAATCCATATTCCGGGATTAGGAATGCTGAAATACATTTCTTTCCGTGCCGGTATTGCCGTGCTTTTTTCTCTGATTATTGCTCTTGTATACGGAAAAAGGATCATCAACTACCTGCGTGCAAGACAGATGGGTGAGCTGGTACGTGACCTTGGATTGGACGGGCAAAAGCAGAAAGAAGGAACCCCAACTATGGGAGGGCTTATCATCATTATTGCAACCATTATTCCGGTGCTGCTCTTTACAAGAATTACCAATGTATATATTGTTCTGCTTCTGGTTTCAATGTTATGGATGGGTTCTATAGGTTTCCTTGATGATTATTTAAAGAAAATAAAGAAAAATAAAGACGGACTGAGCGGAAAGTTTAAAATCGTAGGCCAGGTCGGATTAGGGCTGATTGTCGGAATTACAATGTATTTCCACCCGGATATCACGGTGAAAAGAAAATATGCAGATGCAAAAGTGGTGAACAGAAACAATGTTGAGCAAAACTTTATGCCGACAGAAAAAATCACTGTTTCTACTGTGCCGTTTGCCAAAAACAATGAATTCGATTACAGCGGAATCCTGTTCTGGATGAATGATAAAGATGCTCACGAATGGGCATGGATTGTCTTTATCCCGATTGTTATTTTCATCGTAACAGCTGTATCAAACGGAGCCAATATCACAGACGGAATCGACGGCCTTGCCGCAGGAACCAGTGTAGTGATACTGCTCACCCTTGCCCTGTTTGCCTACCTTTCCGGAAACATCATCTTTGCAGATTACCTCAATATCATGTTCCTGCCGAATATGGGAGAGACAACCATTTTTGCCGTTGCGATGGTAGGTGCCGTGATCGGCTTCTTCTGGTACAATACCTATCCGGCGCAGGTTTTTATGGGAGACACAGGAAGTTTGATGCTTGGAGGGGTGATTGCCGTATTAGCCATTATTTTAAGAAAAGAACTTTTGATTCCTGTTTTATGTGGAATCTTCCTGATTGAAAACATATCTGTCATGCTACAGGTGGTTGTTTTCAAATACAGAAAAAAGAAATACGGGTTGGAATATGCCCAGAATAACAGGTTTTTCAGAATGTCACCATTACACCACCATTATCAGAAGGGAGGCTTCCATGAAAGTAAGATCGTAAACAGAATGATCATCATCGGGGTAATGCTGGCTATTGTATGCCTGATCACATTAAAAATGAGATAA